A stretch of Primulina tabacum isolate GXHZ01 chromosome 13, ASM2559414v2, whole genome shotgun sequence DNA encodes these proteins:
- the LOC142522151 gene encoding transcriptional corepressor SEUSS-like: protein MVPQGPPSPLGGAQQVQHSLLRSSSGFLGGQGGVMPSQNAFASLVSPRNHFNSMNMLGNVPNVSALLHQSFGNGIPTSGLSGPVSSQREIMESGAESDPLSSVGDGMGFNPPSSSFASSSITTNPNSSGQVHGQQQFPNSSSSQMLTDQQQPQQLKSQNFQQNQLQLQQFFVPSNPQQQTQTQQQQFQAMRAPGIGPVKLEPQMTIDQAPQQPQPLQNFGSVKLEPQLQNIRSLAPVKMEPQQLDPSLFLQQQQRLLSRQSSQAEAAAQMLQQQRIMHQLQQQQLLKAMPQQRSPLQAQFQPHNLPLRSPIKPFYEPGTCARRLTHYMYQQQHRPEDNNIEFWRKFVTEYFAPNAKKKWCVSMYGSGRQTTGVFPQDVWHCEICNRKPVRGFEATAEVLPRLFKIKYESGTLEELLYVDMPRNYRNSSGQIVLDYAKAIQESVFEQLRVVRDGQLRIVFSSDLKICSWEFCARRHEELIPRRLLIPQVCQLGAAAQKYQAAALNTSSNCSVSELQNNCNMLVASARQIAKSLEVPLVNDLGYTKRYVRCLQISEVVNSMKDLIDYSRETGTGPMESLAKFPRRTNPSPGFQGQPQQQEGQLQQQQQTATAASNGVPSVINPLKSGPVTSSANTVVGLLHQNSMNSRQQSPIPSANSLYGGNSIQMPSPGSTSNISLPQLTPSFQSSTASSSNNPQQTSQASLSGTHVNSINSSNIPMQPPAVSSNADANESQSSVQKIINDMRMSSQIGGDSIMGMGAMGGDVKNVHGILNTNNSGMNGCNFLVGNGLVNRHPNVGVLGFGNISNGLGQSAMANGIRAAVGMTRQQSRSQHHQQDLGNQLLGGLGTANGFNNLQFD from the exons atggtgCCACAAGGGCCTCCGTCTCCACTCGGTGGGGCCCAGCAAGTTCAGCATTCATTATTGAGATCGAGTTCTGGATTTTTGGGTGGTCAAGGGGGTGTAATGCCTTCACAGAATGCATTTGCATCTTTGGTGTCACCCCGCAATCACTTCAATAGCATGAACATGCTAGGGAATGTTCCCAATGTTTCAGCTTTGCTCCACCAGTCATTTGGAAACGGGATTCCAACTTCTGGGCTTTCGGGTCCCGTGAGCTCCCAGCGGGAGATTATGGAGAGTGGGGCGGAATCAGATCCGCTTTCTAGTGTTGGAGATGGGATGGGTTTTAATCCGCCGTCCTCATCTTTTGCATCTTCCTCCATCACAACCAACCCAAACTCATCCGGTCAAGTTCATGGGCAACAGCAATTTCCCAACTCTTCTAGCAGTCAGATGTTGACAGACCAGCAACAACCTCAACAGCTTAAatctcagaattttcaacagaATCAACTGCAGTTGCAGCAGTTTTTTGTCCCCAGCAACCCTCAACAGCAGACACAAACGCAGCAACAGCAATTTCAAGCAATGAGAGCTCCAGGTATTGGGCCTGTTAAGCTAGAGCCGCAGATGACTATTGACCAAGCACCGCAGCAGCCTCAACCTTTACAGAATTTTGGTTCGGTAAAATTGGAGCCACAACTGCAAAATATAAGAAGCTTGGCTCCAGTCAAAATGGAACCCCAGCAGTTAGACCCATCCTTGTttttacagcagcagcagcgccTTCTGTCAAGGCAGTCCTCTCAGGCTGAGGCAGCGGCTCAGATGTTGCAACAACAGAGGATTATGCATCAACTTCAACAGCAGCAACTCTTGAAGGCTATGCCTCAACAAAGATCCCCACTTCAAGCGCAGTTTCAACCTCATAATTTACCTCTTAGGTCTCCTATTAAACCCTTTTACGAGCCAGGAACATGTGCCCGAAGGCTGACACACTATATGTATCAGCAACAACACAGACCTGAA GACAACAATATAGAATTTTGGAGGAAATTTGTTACTGAATATTTTGCACCAAATGCCAAGAAAAAATGGTGTGTTTCGATGTATGGAAGTGGTCGCCAGACAACTGGAGTTTTCCCTCAG GATGTTTGGCACTGTGAAATTTGCAACCGCAAGCCTGTGCGTGGATTTG AGGCAACTGCTGAAGTTTTGCCTAGGctgttcaaaataaaatatgaaagtGGTACCTTAGAAGAACTACTCTATGTTGATATGCCTCGAAATTATCGGAATTCTTCTGGGCAAATTGTTCTGGACTATGCAAAAGCAATACAAGAGAGTGTCTTTGAGCAACTCCGTGTTGTTCGTGATGGCCAGCTTCGAATAGTGTTCTCCTCTGACCTCAAG ATATGCTCCTGGGAATTCTGTGCTCGGCGCCATGAAGAGCTAATTCCTAGAAGATTGCTGATTCCTCAG GTTTGCCAACTTGGTGCTGCTGCCCAAAAATACCAGGCTGCTGCCCTGAATACATCATCCAATTGCTCTGTTTCTGAGCTACAAAATAACTGCAACAT GCTTGTTGCTTCAGCTCGTCAGATTGCAAAGTCCTTGGAAGTTCCACTGGTAAATGATTTGGGATATACAAAAAGATACGTGCGATGCTTACAG ATATCAGAAGTGGTGAATAGTATGAAAGATCTGATTGACTATAGTCGTGAAACTGGGACTGGTCCAATGG AGAGTTTGGCTAAGTTTCCTCGGAGGACAAATCCTTCGCCTGGGTTTCAAGGTCAGCCTCAACAACAAGAGGGTCAGctacagcagcagcaacagacAGCAACCGCTGCAAGCAATGGCGTACCAAGTGTTATTAACCCCCTGAAATCTGGGCCAGTAACGTCCTCTGCTAATACCGTTGTTGGGCTTCTTCATCAAAACTCAATGAACTCTAGACAACAAAGCCCCATACCTAGTGCAAACAGCCTCTATGGAGGTAATAGTATCCAGATGCCATCTCCGGGTTCTACAAGCAACATCTCACTGCCGCAACTCACTCCTTCCTTCCAATCCTCCACAGCATCCTCATCAAACAATCCTCAGCAAACTTCACAAGCTAGTCTATCAGGCACTCATGTGAACTCAATCAATTCATCAAATATTCCAATGCAGCCACCGGCTGTTTCTAGTAATGCAGATGCTAATGAATCGCAAAGCTCAGTCCAGAAAATTATAAACGACATGAGGATGTCCTCTCAGATTGGTGGGGATAGTATAATGGGCATGGGGGCAATGGGTGGTGATGTTAAAAATGTTCATGGAATTTTAAATACCAACAACTCTGGTATGAATGGCTGCAACTTTTTGGTGGGAAATGGACTGGTCAACCGTCACCCAAATGTAGGTGTTTTAGGATTTGGAAACATCAGCAACGGACTTGGCCAATCTGCCATGGCCAATGGGATTCGAGCAGCGGTGGGGATGACTCGTCAACAGAGCAGGAGTCAGCATCATCAACAAGATTTGGGTAACCAACTGCTTGGTGGTCTTGGGACCGCTAATGGTTTTAATAACCTTCAATTTGATTAG